TCAGTTATTTGACCACAATTGCACCGAACCTTGTAAATACATCAGTAACATTGGCCAAAGAATGGTTGGATAATCCTGGAATTGACATAGATTCGTACGAAACACCGACAATAAGACTTGCAGAAATTCTGCTATCTGTCAAGATGGCATTTGAAACTAAAGGCTTTTATGAGGATCGGAACCCCGAACCTATATCCTTATCTGCTAAATGTAGTTTGGAGGGAATGAGAAGATTTGTAATGGATAGTGTATCCCACTTAGTTGATACGACAATAACTTCAAGGTGGCCCTTTTCATTCCTACAAGTTCTGGTTTGTtgcattatacatttatttcTTTTCTTTAGACACGAACAAAGATGATTAATTACATCGCCAGAGAGGACGAACTACTACAATTTTCTATGAATGTCGCAGACACTATAACAAATACTGATTTAAATAGACTAGTTAATTCACTAAAGGAACTAGACTTGTACAATGAAAAGTGGGAATCCTTTGTACACTCGATTCCAAGAGGAATTGAAAGAGTATTGAATTAGTTGCTTCTTTTACTAGAATTTGCATTTATTATTCACAAAATTCCATCGTATTCATTCCACAAAGGGAATCTTCCTTTATAATGGTCTCAAAGTCTGTTCTAGTTTCTGGAACCAAGTCACATGTTAGTCTATCCTCGGTTTCCTTCTCATAACAGTCTTCCAGATACTTTATTTCCGTGTCAGTTAGATTCAGATCTTTAATCTCCTGTGGTGGATTAACATCTTCATTCACAAGGGCTGGGGGTGTACATATAACGGGTTTCATAGCCAATGAGGTATCTTTTGTTTCGCCATTTTCCCCAGGAAGACAAATCTCGTTTTTACTCTTGGGGTCCTCAGAAACGCTTTTTGAGTTCATGCTCCCAATAAGCATTTTAAATCTCCTTTCAATAGCCTCTAGGATTTCCGAATTTTTTTCCTCTGCAAGTGCGAGTTCTTCTGTACCCTCAGCACATTTGTCATTTCCATTTAAAATAGCtggtacattctttccaGAACCAATTGCTTTCGATTTCGgttcatcttcctttgcATGCACTAGTCTATTATTTAAGGTCTCTTGTCTCATTCCTACGTCTTTACTCTTTTGATAGTGATTTACCTTGAGATATTTTCCCACTAAGTCGCTTGTATCCTTGAGTTCACTCTGTACCTGAGATACAATTGACATATTCTTCACCAATTTATCGTCGTGGTTTGgattttcttcttgtggATTATGAATTTGTGCGAATGTTTTTTGAGGAATGACCTCGTTCATAGCTTCGGCAACTTTATTCTTTATTGCTAAATCTCCATAAGCCTTTTCCAACCTTGACACCTTTTCATCCACATCGACCAGTTTCTTCATAATCTCCAAGAGCTTTTCGTTAACACTTGCCAAGAGTATTTCAATGTTTGGTCCATTGACTTGACAATTATTACACTCTGGGCTTGGTATGACATAGTGAGCTGAAGTTTGCCTCTTTGGTTGCGCCACAAATGACATTGTAGGTGTAACAGCCTTTCTCGTGTTATAACTTGGCTCATTGTCAAATCTTTCTTTAAAGTCAAAATCGTATGGATGTTTTATTACATCGCTTGGGGGAACGGGATAGTCGTAAACTCCTGGGTAATGGAACGTATTATTCTCCCATCTTAGAGGAGGGTACCTCATGTCATTGATGTATCCATTTGCATTAGTTAGATAGTGCATTGGTGATAGCGGCATTGTTAGTTTGACTTTACCACCCTGGTTTACATATTGCTGCCTGAAAAGTGGACTTGATTGTTCATTTTTGGGTCTACAGCAACTCAATGGAGAGTTTGGATTCATGTTTCTTTGTATAAATGTGTGAAGGAACAAATGTATTATGTACTAAAAAGATGTTTACGCGTGATTTGTGCGAATCAAAATGACTCGGTACAAAGTACACTGCTGATTAATTATGCATAATTGTGTGCAGACTGTTCAACAAAGAACAAAAAACAACTTTTCCCTTGTTCTGTAAAGGATGTTTCAGTATTTTCAGTGCATGTTCCGGATGTTATAGACTCTAGAAGTTGCCCCTGAACAATTTTTACCGATTGCGATACTTGTTCCAAGAATTCGTCATCTTCTATATTAATACCGTTAAAGTGAGAGTTAATTGATGACAAAGACGATAGAATTGGAACTATTTCCTCAAGAGAGTAATATTTTATCCTCCTAAATACACCCAATATTACATGGTTTAGCAACTTGTATCTATTCTCGATAACATCTAGCTCAAGTATATCAGAGAgaacttgtaaaaataaaacGTCATCCTCTACAGTTAATCTATCATCAAGTTCCTCTTTCTGTGGATCAGAAAAGTGAACGAAAAAATTTTTACTAGTTGCTCCCAACAATTTTTGCACTAGCGCCATTGGTTTTCCGTCTTTTGACTTCTGAAAAAATCGGTGGAGTGCATTTAGCATAAGCACAGTCCTTAGCAATTTAACCTGACTTTTAAGTGTTAACTTAGACCCGTCGATCTCCGTGATTAAACTTTCAAGGTACAGAGATGTCACATGTAAGAATGCTGTATAAATGTGGTGATGTTCTTCTGAGATTTTCATTACTTCCATAGTCCCCAATGAATATAATGATTCAATGTTTGAATGAAGGAGATGTTTGTTATTGAAAAGACCAAGACAATAGGCTACATCCATTAACAGCCTAGGCTCAGATTCAACCTTTGAAAGTGCGTAGAATGGATGCATTAATTGTTGAAGTAGTGTATTTACCTCTATAATTTGCGATTCTGTCATGGAGGATACCAATGGAATCATGTAATAGTGGAGATGGTGTGAAATGACGTAAAATATGACAGAGTTGAGTGTATGGTCTCCCTTGAAAAGCGATCTTATCGATGGTGGAGGAAGATAGTACTCCATGCCGTGCGCAGTCTTGTAAAACTCAGAATCTTCAGTGTATGCAATATGTGAATTGCCCAAAACAAGGACTTTGGGGCAAATTTTATCCAATAATTCAACGGGAGAATTTGAATACGTAGGTCTTGTGAATAAAAGACGATAATATAGACTTGATAGCATATCAACTGGCAATAGATCTGCATACCTAGAATAATCATTGATGAAAACGATACAGTTTGCAATGTCCATAGCTTTAACATTGTAAAACTCCATCTTGTTCCTACAACCTTCTAATAGACCGGTATTACCAAGTACAAGTCCATGCATAATTTCATTCACCCATTCTTCCGCCTCAATTTGTTTCGGTATGAACTCCAATGTTTCAGTTTCTATACCTAGGCCCTTGCAAAATGTTGCCAAGTTGTTCACGTGGAACCTCTTTGCATGTTCATTCATTAGCGTTTCCTTATATTCCAATAAAGCATCCAAttcaattttaaatacagGGAACGGTGAGTAATTTGTATCAACGCCTTGTGAAATGGCCTGGATTGAACTATTGTACGGAAAGTAGACATGATAAGGTATGTTTTCCTTGTCCAGTGCATTTACTACAGCCGTATTATGttcaaaaatatacttTACAATACCACTAGATGACAATGTAGGACCAAATGCATCCTTTATTAGTTTCGATACATCTGTATACAATTTAGGCAGTTGACTTTTATATGTTACAACAAGTTTAGGACATTCCTCAGATTGGACATCTATCTTATCTTCAATTCGTCCAACTCCAGGTACTTTCCATGGCATATTTCCAGTCTTTATATTACGGCTCCATAAGCGTTTGAACTCTATTCTATTGTGTACCGATGAAATTAGGAACTCTGATTTACAGTTTGAAAGCGCATCGAATAGCAAGAGCAATGAAGGAATGTCAGATGGGAACTTTACGCTTTTTGGGTATGCTTCAATACTGACTGGTTGAATTCCAAAATCTGACGATAATGATTCTTGGGCATGCTCCTGGAACTTTTCCACAAATAAGAGGGGATTATTGAAAAGTATCGACAGAATGCGTGAGTAGAGCTcaacaaattttgcatctTTAGATATGGTAAAGaatgattttaatgcaaAAACCATCTGTGATTCAGACATTTCATTAAGTTTCTCGTAGAGATATCCAAAAATTGGATCAGTTAGTTTGCTAGTAGAGAATCCAACGCTGGTAAATGAGGAAAGTACAGCCATTGTTTCACCAAGGGATGGCCCATTTGGGCACAGCGATGTTTTTCCGCCTATCATTAAATCATAAAACACGAGCCCTAgtgtatttataaatggatCATATCTCCCTTGGACTTTTCCATAAATGTGAACAGCAACCGCAATATCATACGGGCGAAAGGCATAGATATTTAGTTGCATGGCCAGTAACAATTTATTTCGTAACTCGTGAGTTAATAGTCCACAGTGGTCAAAAATTAGTGCTACAACTAGAGTTTGTTTTAGATTAAAACGATTGTAAGCCAAAAGTTCCGATACTCTTTGCTCAAACATCTTGACATTGCGAATTTGGTCGTCTGCAAGCTGCAGAGCTGTGCCACCATTTAGGTGATAAAATAGATCTTTAACATCAACATCGAATGGAATACTTGGAAATAAAAACAAGAGGGAGCTAACAAGTTCTTCAGAGTCAAGTTTCTTTATGGGTATCTCCACCTTTATCAGAGTCTTTGTCAGCTTACACTTTTTATACAGTGGGACAACGTCCTTGGCTACATTCGGCAGTTTTTCATCCACTATCTCTGTAAATTCTTCCACAGTATCATCCctatttgtaaatttaccTCTAGGgtcatcttcatcaaatCCAGTGcattttgtggaatctcTAATGTCCTTTAGCACGTAATAGTTTTCcactttttcatcatccagGGTGGAAAAGAAACGTGACTTCACCCCGTGTGGTCCATTCAGCAACGCTACATGCTGAAATACCCTAGACACATGGAATCTTGCCTTCCTAGACAACTGCGCTGTTACACCGTACATTTCGTAGTAAGTACACCTTCACAAACTCAATCTTCCCCCCAAAGCTTGACAGAATCTTCGTAGGTAAGACGCTATTGCGCAATTTGCATTTGAGAATCAGTCGCAGGATTCCAGGGCTGGGTGAGCTTCTTAAAGAGCTCCCTAGTGGCCACGCACATCAAGCTTCGAGGCGACTATATGCAGGTGTTTATATAAAACGTCCATACACATTCGTATTTCCGACTAAAGACCATAAATATTGGCGAAAAGGCCAAATCACATCACCAGTCAGAAGAGACCAAAAGGTGAAATTTAGCGCAGATCTGCAGTGAATTCTGGACTTTTGAGGTCAGTGGTACCAGCTGGCCGAAGTTTTTAGCTTAATGGCAATTGTTTAGGGTCTAGTCGGTCCCCACCGTTCATGGCGCGCATCTCAGGGAAAACTCCACAATTAATTATCTTTGTGTTTAAAGATGATTAAACTTTAATACAGCAATCAGAAAACGGTACATAAGCGCATAGACCCGCACAGATGTATAGAAAAAGCAGCATGACTCCTGGGTTGCAGGGAATGACCACAGATTCCGTAGAAACGCTAAAATGGATCCCGTGGTTCACGTCCTTGGAAGGTCATGAGTTCCTTTTACAGGTAACTTTTTTATTCTGCCCTTAAACCGGCACTTGCAGATTGAGGAATCCTTCATAAAGGACCAGTATAATCTGGGCGTTTTAAAGAACATGAGGAACTACGAAAGCGCcatgaaaatgatactgGGACCAGCTCCTACTGAGGAAGTTTTCATGGACAGCAAGTTCCTGGAAGTCTACATGAATGCTACCGACCTGTATGGATTGTTGCACTCGCGGTACATCACGACTCCAACTGGCCTTATGCTCATGGTATGTTTACTCTTTTCTCACCAATGACGAACTTTTAGAAGGAAAAGTACCAGAATGGAGTATTTGGTCACTGTCCGAGAGTCAAGTGTCAGAGGCAGAACGTCTTGCCTTTGGGATTTAGCGATAACCTTCACAACCACAGGATCAAGACCTACTGTCCCAGATGCCAGGAAGCGTATGCAGTGAGAACTTCGGAGATAAACGCAGACATTGACGGGGCGTTTTTCGGAAGATCATTTCCTCACCTATTTCTACTCACCTTCCCGCATCTACTGCCTGACGGACAGCCGGCTCCTTATGTTCCAAAGATTTTTGGTTTCAAGGTTCATAATATAAGTTCTTTGGTGCAAATTAAGCTTGAGAATGTAAGTCGTGTGTCTCGGTCACATTTACTTTCAGGGCGAATTTGGCAAGAGCAGCTGCGTATCGCAAGATAATAATATCAGAGTAGATTCTGTAAACTAGTTCTTTGTGTATATGTGTGTATCTCCGAGATGAGTCCATGCCCCCCATCCGTCCGTCTTGCCATGGTCACTTGAAATATGATTGGCCTTAGCCTGCGTCGCTCTGCCCAAAAGGTATGCGATGCCCTCGTTACGTTTGGTTTGCAATTGAACAGCGTCACGTTCGTATCGCATCCAGGTTTGTTTTAGAGTCCCTTTCGACAATGGCGTTCCCCTTAGGCGTTATGGCGGTAGCGCAGCTCCTAGAAATGAAGTCCTTGGTGGAGCACAGAGCTCACTTTACTCAGGACGACGTTAATCGTATGTACGAGTTCGATGCGGCCACAGCAGAGAAGGCCCAGGTCGCTGTGGACCACGATTTGCCAATTTCTCACTACAACTTGGACTATTTGGACAAGCCGGGCTTCCTTGAGAGCTTGATTGAggagaagaagatgaacGAGGACATTGCCAAGGAGGTTATGGAGGCGCCAGTCGGTCAATACAAGCAGCCAGAGTTGCTCAAGTCTTACAAGCCTCCCATTGTTTGTTTATTGCTCCCATTTACAGATTATTTTAGGTACCAATTGAGTGGAGACAGCACGAATTGGCCATAACCAACCTCATGGTTGAAGTCCAGCCATCTCTTTTGCGTGAGATGGAAACGCAGAAGAAGATGCGCGAGTTTATGGAAAAGCACAAGGAACGTGTAGAACAAAAGGCATAAATTAGTGATTTAGCAAATGtaaaaactttgaaaagtcCTCGTTGGACATTCTGACCTGGATGGTTTTCATCTTGTAAATTGGATGTGGCAACTCAATTTCGCACAGCTCCATGAGTAAGCCATTTTGATAATGTTTAACTCCTACATGTTCAAGAAATTTCAACCTTGTGCTTGGCATTCCTACTGGATCTATTCCCAGGGATGACATGATTTCGAGCAGGTGGCGGTCTACAGTATTATCGCTAATTTTGATTTCCAGGAGTCTGAATTGAGAGTAGTTTACCCCTTTTGGCATTTCTatattctcttcttccatcaATTTGCGCAAGTGATCTCTGAGATTTGTGATTCTATATTCCATGCGATGCGGTCCATCCTCTTTGCAGACTCGTGCATAGACGGCACTGGACTTTGATATGAATTGTGATTTGGTCTTGGAGGATCCAAGGCGAATGTAGTTTCCGAGGTCATTGCCCAAACTCCTAAGGGAGAGCGTGTCTGGACACTTGTGGAGATGAAAGTTGATGGTACCTTCGGAGCTTCCATATCGGTAACTGAAGCGTTTGAGGGCCTGTTTCATGGGGAATTCACCATCTGACCATACGTTATACATGTTGTTTGCTCGGATTATACACTTGTAGGTCTTGGTGCACAGCCCTTGTTCGACGTAGCGATTGAGCTGATTGTACATGCCATCGTCGGTGGCTCCAATGACCAGTCCTCGCTGGTTTAGACCAAGTTTACTTGAGAATTTGATACATTCTGCAGTAAATCCCAGCTTAGCTGCGATTATAGCCGCTAGCGAGTTGCCGCACTTTGTCTTACCAGGAGGCGCAGACAGGTACCATCCTAGCGGTTTATAGGTCACGAATAAGCGATCACCTGGGCCCTTGAAGAGTATCCGAATCTCTTGAGCCGCAGATGCCATAAACAACCACTAGAAAGACGGTCAGGCCTGCCTGCCATTCCTGACGTGCACACTCTGAATAGACTTTGCCCAAAGTATGCTAAGGGACGTGAATGTGCACATTCTTCCGTGCTTAATAGAGTATAATGGGAAGACTGATGTGAGAGAACGCTTTGAGAAGCGAATAAATTCCttaaaggaagaagattctaACCCAGACGCTATTGATGGTAAGTTGTCTTCTCGTCTAGATGATTCTAAATAGGAAATCGCACGATAAAGGACATTTGTGGAGAAGTAGTCGATGCCGCAAACTTTGATGTAAAGGTGACTGAGCAGTGTGTAGGCGACGTCTACGCTTCCATGAACAAGATTGACGATTTTTTGAAGAAGGATAGGTTCAATACACTCTTCCGTGGTAGAGAATTGCGCGGGAAGgaggtaaatttggagaaaatgGGCTACAGCATGTCCGTTGTGAGCTCATCGGAATCGCAAAGGGTCCATGATTTCCTAAAGAATGAAGGGATTTCCTGCAAAAAGCTGACCAAAACAGCAAATATAGACCCAGTAACGTATGTTTATGAACTGTATAATGGACAATAATGCGTAGAATTTGGGACTTGGAGACTGACATTAGTCCGAATAATCAAAACCTCGTAGGCTACAAGTATCTACTCATATCTCCATCTGTAAGTTTATCCATATACTTGTATAAGTGTGCAGATTGCAGACTATAGCGGGGAACAAGAGTATGTGAATAGTCATCTTAAAACTTAGAATCGCTGATATTTAGCGCATGCTTCATCATTTCATACGATATTGTATTGTATAGCGATGGATCATCTTTTAACATTTCTAATGCGAGCCTTAAAATTCTCGGATACAGAGATTTATCGTTTATCTTGTGGAATCCATAGGCAACTAGTCCCAGTTCCCTAAAGGATAATACATTTTCCAGTCtatcaaatgtttcattTAGATATGAAATTGGTGGATCTTGCACATCCCACTTCCCGATAGAATACACGAGCTGCATGTGTCTATATGTAAACTAACACTtacatttgaaaattgGGGTCCATCGAGTGTAGTGAATTTTGTAATGCGATTGAGTATACTCCTGGTTAACTTTTGATCTAGAAACTTATACATGGTCTGACGTTCACTCACCTTTAAGACCAAGCTTTAACATGGAAgaaaagaggaagaggagcTGCTGCTTATCACCAGTTTTGTACTGTTTTTCGAGGCTTTTGAGGGATTTATCCAGCAGCTCTTGATTTATATGCGATACTTTTGCGGAGGAGCTTAAAATTAGGGATATTTGGTGTATACTTGCCTACAAATTTCGGAATTAGTGCCGCAAAAAGTACCCATTCAATGTGTTTTACAATGTGATTCGCCAAAAAGTCCAAGTAATGCGATTTAGATGGAAACTCTGACTTTCCCAGTGCGTTGTAAACCTGCACCAATGACCTAAGATCCATATTCTCTGAGTTGTTTAGAGATTCTAGAAACAGAGGAGTCAGAGCAACGgcaatttcatcatctttggAGAAGTTTGAAAGCACATCTATCAAGGGCATTGCAAAGCCCTGAGGTGTAAGGGTATCCTTTTTCTTTAGTATTTCCGATAGAAGAATATTCGTCATTTCCCTATCCTTGTGTTTTGCAAATATATTTAGCAGCTATGaaagatttataaatgcGCTAAAAACGTACCAAAACGAGCGGATAAGCTACCGTTGATGCTGGAATTTGATCTATTACCCTGTTTCTAAAGTGATTCAAGAGTACAGCGTCGCAAACTCCCATTTTGTCAAGTCCAAAGAGGAACCCTAAAGAGCCATATATGGACGATGGGTGGATAATGTGCACATACCGCTGCAAGAGAGGATATCTGAATCGTCAACCCTTTTCATACTTTCAGATTTTAGTCGTTCGATGAAGCTTTGGTCGCAAAACTGACACTTGCTTAAAATCATAATCATCCTAGAGAGATGTCTAGTACTGAAGCTCTTCATGATAATATTTGCTCGACTTATCAACGATATCCATGTATTTTTCGTGTTTGGTCCCCTTTTAATGACATTCTCCATGATTGTAACCAACCTGGAGACACCAACCCATGGAACCGATGCCAGCGTATCAAAGGAGACATGTCTTGATAAAATTTGCGGTTTCATTGCGAATATGAACTAGGGATGAATAGATACATGATAAATGTGTTAATCTGCCTATTCACCGGGGCAGTCATGGAATCTCTTTTCCAGGACGTTTGATTTTATTGTACAATCTGGATAAAAGAGAGAATTGTCCTCTAGAGATTCCACATTATGTAAAATGTGTCGGAATAGAAATGAGATATACTTGTCTATGGCTGAACCTGACATAAAGACCAAAGACCTAGGAGTAGCGCCAAAGAGGTAGCCATCTTCGACAATCTTGCAGTTTCTCCTGTTCTTTCTTTTCAGGCACAACTTGAATAACTTCTTGATAATCGCCAGATTCTCTGGATTCCAGTCATTCTTGGATATAACAAGAGCAATGTCTAGCACgattttgcaaatatctttggaaaaattgTTACATGTCAGATTATAAAGACCATGGGCAACGTATTTTTGACATGATCCACTGTAAAATCCAAGTGAAACTGTGCGGACAAACTCCGCATCTAATTTTATAGTTTCGGAGAGTCTACGAAAAACAGCACTGATTGACAGTTTAAGGTCATCCTTGCAGCTATCATGTCCTTCACAAGCACCATTTGGCTGAATACAATTCTTTTCGTGGGTATATTCCAAACTATAGACGAGATCTAGCGAGTGTTTCATGATATCCATAGTGTAGTGTTTGACCAATGGAGCCGATGCTCTCCATATCCTTTCAAACACCTTAAAGCATTGTGGGATAAAG
This region of Theileria equi strain WA chromosome 1, complete sequence genomic DNA includes:
- a CDS encoding hypothetical protein (encoded by transcript BEWA_023900A), which gives rise to MASAAQEIRILFKGPGDRLFVTYKPLGWYLSAPPGKTKCGNSLAAIIAAKLGFTAECIKFSSKLGLNQRGLVIGATDDGMYNQLNRYVEQGLCTKTYKCIIRANNMYNVWSDGEFPMKQALKRFSYRYGSSEGTINFHLHKCPDTLSLRSLGNDLGNYIRLGSSKTKSQFISKSSAVYARVCKEDGPHRMEYRITNLRDHLRKLMEEENIEMPKGVNYSQFRLLEIKISDNTVDRHLLEIMSSLGIDPVGMPSTRLKFLEHVGVKHYQNGLLMELCEIELPHPIYKMKTIQVRMSNEDFSKFLHLLNH
- a CDS encoding hypothetical protein (encoded by transcript BEWA_023890A), which encodes MIGLSLRRSAQKVCDALVTFGLQLNSVTFVSHPGVMAVAQLLEMKSLVEHRAHFTQDDVNRMYEFDAATAEKAQVAVDHDLPISHYNLDYLDKPGFLESLIEEKKMNEDIAKEVMEAPVGQYKQPELLKSYKPPIVPIEWRQHELAITNLMVEVQPSLLREMETQKKMREFMEKHKERVEQKA
- a CDS encoding casein kinase II beta chain, putative (encoded by transcript BEWA_023880A), encoding MYRKSSMTPGLQGMTTDSVETLKWIPWFTSLEGHEFLLQIEESFIKDQYNLGVLKNMRNYESAMKMILGPAPTEEVFMDSKFLEVYMNATDLYGLLHSRYITTPTGLMLMKEKYQNGVFGHCPRVKCQRQNVLPLGFSDNLHNHRIKTYCPRCQEAYAVRTSEINADIDGAFFGRSFPHLFLLTFPHLLPDGQPAPYVPKIFGFKVHNISSLVQIKLENGEFGKSSCVSQDNNIRVDSVN
- a CDS encoding hypothetical protein (encoded by transcript BEWA_023910A), which codes for MLRDVNVHILPCLIEYNGKTDVRERFEKRINSLKEEDSNPDAIDGNRTIKDICGEVVDAANFDVKVTEQCVGDVYASMNKIDDFLKKDRFNTLFRGRELRGKEVNLEKMGYSMSVVSSSESQRVHDFLKNEGISCKKLTKTANIDPVTIWDLETDISPNNQNLVGYKYLLISPSIADYSGEQEYVNSHLKT
- a CDS encoding hypothetical protein (encoded by transcript BEWA_023860A) — its product is MNPNSPLSCCRPKNEQSSPLFRQQYVNQGGKVKLTMPLSPMHYLTNANGYINDMRYPPLRWENNTFHYPGVYDYPVPPSDVIKHPYDFDFKERFDNEPSYNTRKAVTPTMSFVAQPKRQTSAHYVIPSPECNNCQVNGPNIEILLASVNEKLLEIMKKLVDVDEKVSRLEKAYGDLAIKNKVAEAMNEVIPQKTFAQIHNPQEENPNHDDKLVKNMSIVSQVQSELKDTSDLVGKYLKVNHYQKSKDVGMRQETLNNRLVHAKEDEPKSKAIGSGKNVPAILNGNDKCAEGTEELALAEEKNSEILEAIERRFKMLIGSMNSKSVSEDPKSKNEICLPGENGETKDTSLAMKPVICTPPALVNEDVNPPQEIKDLNLTDTEIKYLEDCYEKETEDRLTCDLVPETRTDFETIIKEDSLCGMNTMEFCE
- a CDS encoding hypothetical protein (encoded by transcript BEWA_023920A) encodes the protein MKPQILSRHVSFDTLASVPWVGVSRLVTIMENVIKRGPNTKNTWISLISRANIIMKSFSTRHLSRMIMILSKCQFCDQSFIERLKSESMKRVDDSDILSCSGFLFGLDKMGVCDAVLLNHFRNRVIDQIPASTVAYPLVLLLNIFAKHKDREMTNILLSEILKKKDTLTPQGFAMPLIDVLSNFSKDDEIAVALTPLFLESLNNSENMDLRSLVQVYNALGKSEFPSKSHYLDFLANHIVKHIEWVLFAALIPKFVGKYTPNIPNFKLLRKSIAYKSRAAG
- a CDS encoding hypothetical protein (encoded by transcript BEWA_023870A), producing the protein MYGVTAQLSRKARFHVSRVFQHVALLNGPHGVKSRFFSTLDDEKVENYYVLKDIRDSTKCTGFDEDDPRGKFTNRDDTVEEFTEIVDEKLPNVAKDVVPLYKKCKLTKTLIKVEIPIKKLDSEELVSSLLFLFPSIPFDVDVKDLFYHLNGGTALQLADDQIRNVKMFEQRVSELLAYNRFNLKQTLVVALIFDHCGLLTHELRNKLLLAMQLNIYAFRPYDIAVAVHIYGKVQGRYDPFINTLGLVFYDLMIGGKTSLCPNGPSLGETMAVLSSFTSVGFSTSKLTDPIFGYLYEKLNEMSESQMVFALKSFFTISKDAKFVELYSRILSILFNNPLLFVEKFQEHAQESLSSDFGIQPVSIEAYPKSVKFPSDIPSLLLLFDALSNCKSEFLISSVHNRIEFKRLWSRNIKTGNMPWKVPGVGRIEDKIDVQSEECPKLVVTYKSQLPKLYTDVSKLIKDAFGPTLSSSGIVKYIFEHNTAVVNALDKENIPYHVYFPYNSSIQAISQGVDTNYSPFPVFKIELDALLEYKETLMNEHAKRFHVNNLATFCKGLGIETETLEFIPKQIEAEEWVNEIMHGLVLGNTGLLEGCRNKMEFYNVKAMDIANCIVFINDYSRYADLLPVDMLSSLYYRLLFTRPTYSNSPVELLDKICPKVLVLGNSHIAYTEDSEFYKTAHGMEYYLPPPSIRSLFKGDHTLNSVIFYVISHHLHYYMIPLVSSMTESQIIEVNTLLQQLMHPFYALSKVESEPRLLMDVAYCLGLFNNKHLLHSNIESLYSLGTMEVMKISEEHHHIYTAFLHVTSLYLESLITEIDGSKLTLKSQVKLLRTVLMLNALHRFFQKSKDGKPMALVQKLLGATSKNFFVHFSDPQKEELDDRLTVEDDVLFLQVLSDILELDVIENRYKLLNHVILGVFRRIKYYSLEEIVPILSSLSSINSHFNGINIEDDEFLEQVSQSVKIVQGQLLESITSGTCTENTETSFTEQGKSCFLFFVEQSAHNYA